DNA sequence from the Candidatus Borkfalkia ceftriaxoniphila genome:
TCCAGGGCTTGTCCGCATTGCGGTAGTCGTGCTTAGCGGCAAACCAGTTCAAGTCCTCTAAAAGCGACTGCACGCTCGCCTGTTCCAGTTTGGTCAGCGTATAGATATAATCCTTTTTCCGCGTGCGCGCGAACGAAGCGTAACGCAGCAGTTGCCCGAAATGTTCCAGGCAGAACCCCTTCGTGTTTTGCAGGATCTCCTTGAATTTCTTTTCGGCGAAAAACATTTCCGCAACCGTCTTATAATAGCGGATCATGTTGACTTCCACGCCGTCGCAGATGACGCAGCGGCTGTCCGAATCGATAAAAAAATCCGCCATTTCTTTCGCGATCTTCGGTTCGGCGGTAATTTCCAGACGGCCTTTGAGCGCGGTGAGCCTTGTAATATGCTGCAATGTGAGGGAAAGTTTGTTCTGGCGCGCCAGCATCATTTCGGTATGGTGCAGGCAAAAGCCCTTTTCGTTGACCATGCGGCGCTGAAAATCTTCCATCACCGATTCGTTCAGGTATTGCTCGGTCAGCCGCCTTTCCAGGATATTGCGGATGGCGCACAGCGGGCATTGATTTTTCCCGTTGAACTCCTGGTAAATGAGCATGTTTCCGATATGGTAATTCATAAATAAACCCCTTCCGTCATAAATTTAGGTATGCGGTGCATTCATTATAAAACAAATCGGAAAAAAAGAAAAGCGTTTTATTTGCGCCTTTCGTGCGCAATTTTTCTCGCCGTCTGCCTGCTCGCGCTGACGATCCTCGTCGCGGCGGGGGAGCGGGCGGCGCGCGTCGCGCTGCGGCGGGAATTATACTTCGTCTGTTCGCAGACCGTCTACCGCGAGGATTTGGCGCTGTCCGTTTCCGACGTGGTCTCCTCGGGCGGCGGCGCGGGCTATCTTTTGCACCGCGGCAAGGGGTACGCCGTCGTATATTCCGTGTACCGCACAAAGAGATCGGCGGAGGCGGTCTGCGCCGATCTCGTCGACGGAGGGCAGAACGCCGAAGTTCTGTCCTTTGTAATGAGCGGTTTTTACCTTCCCGCGTCGGACGCGTCGGCGGCCGCCGAAATCGCTTCGTATTTTCGCGTGTATTACGACTGTATCGTTCTTTTGAGCAAGACGGCGGACGAGTTGGACGCGGGGCGCATCAACCGCGAGGGGGCGTTTTGTTCGATGGAGAGCGCAAAAGACGCGCTTACGGGACTGCAAACGATATTGGAGGGGGAAAAAACGCTTTCCAAGGCGCGCTATGACGCGATGAACGAAAGCGTGGAGAGCGCGTGCGGGCTTCTGGCTGTGAGCGACGGGCTGTTTGCCTCGTCGGACATTCGTGCAATCTATGCCTGCATGAGCGATCTTTATATGCAAACGGCACAAAAATTACAAAAATGAAGGGCAATTTTCGCGAACGCTTGCTAAATTTTGCGGAATCATATATAATGTCATCAGAGAATTTTTACGGGGATTTTGGCTAAAATTCATGAATTGTATTTTTATTTACAATCCGGTCAGCGGCAAAGGGCGAATCCGAAAAAAGATCAAGTACGTCGTGGATAAACTCCGCGAGAAATATGAGATCGTGGACGTATATGAAACGCGCGCCTGCGGCGATATGACTGCGGCGGCGCGCGAGGCGGCGAAAAAATACGACGCCATCGTCTTTTCGGGCGGCGACGGCTCTTTCAACGAAGTGTTGCAGGGGGTGGCGTCTGCGGAGATCATGCCCGAACTCGGCTATATTCCCAGCGGTACGGTCAACGATATCGCGCATTCTCTGCATATCCCGAAAAATATCCGCCGGGCGCTGAAAGTCATACTCGGCGGGGAAAACGTAATGCTCGACTGCGTGAAAGTGAACGAGCGCTACGCCATGTACGTGGTGGCGGCGGGGGCTTTCACGAGTGCGACGTACACCACGCCGCAGAGCCAGAAAAAACTCATCGGCAGAATGGCATACGGGTTGGAAGGCATCAAAAAAAATATGCGCTTCGACGTATTTCCCGTCGAAGTGCGTAACGGAAACGAAACGGTGAATACGCAGAGCGTGTTCGTGCTCCTGATGAACGGACGTTACGTCGCGGGCATGCACATCAACAAAAAGGGCAGTTTTGCCGACGGAAAACTGGAGATCGCGCTCGTCAAGCAGACGAAAAATCCCACGTTTTTAAAGCGGATACGCGCATATATAGCCTTGGCGCGCCTGTTTTTATTCGGATATAAATTCAAAGAAAAGCAGATCGTGCGCTTTGAAGGCTCCGAATTCGAAATTTTCGTGCCTGAAAACGTCATTTGGAATTTCGACGGCGAAAAGGGGATCAGCGGAAACGTAAAAATTCAAGTCCTTCCGAAAAAAATCAATATGATTGTGCCGAAAGGGCTGAAAAACATTTGATTTTTTTTAAAATTATGGTATAATAAGTAGGCTAATCGCGAAAGCCCCGTGCTTTTGCCGAAACGCTGGTGTGGCTCAGTCGGTAGAGCAGCTGATTCGTAATCAGCAGGTCGCCGGTTCAAGTCCGGCCACCAGCTCCAAAACCTCTCACGAAATTATTTTCGTGAGAGGTTTTTGTTTTTTAACTTTTAAAAATGTCCATAATAAACTTCAATGGAGGGTTACCCATGTCCGAAAAGTTGAAGAAATATCAGGAAAAAAGAGATTTTGTCAAGACGAGCGAGCCGAAGGGGAAGCCTGCGAACGGCAAGCAACGCAAAAAGAAAGGTTTGAAATTCGTGGTACAATATCACGCAGCGCGGACAACGCATTTCGACTTTCGGTTGGAATGGCAGGGCGTGCTGCTCAGTTGGGCTGTGCCCAAAGGCCCTTCCTATAATCCCAAAGATAAAAGGCTCGCGGTGCACGTGGAGGATCACCCCGTGGAATACGCCGATTTCGAGGGCGCGATCCCGAAAGGAGAATACGGCGGCGGTACGGTCATGCTGTGGGACGAGGGCGCGTGGGAGCCGCAGGAAGATTTCGAAGAAGGGCTTAAAAAAGGCTCTTTGAAATTTAAGTTGTCGGGAGAGCGCCTGCACGGCAAATGGGCGCTTGTCCGCATGGCTCCGAGGGAAAACGAGAGCGCGGAAAATTGGCTGCTCATCAAAGAGAAGGACGAGTTTGCGGCACCCGGTACGGGCATTTCCGACTATGATACGAGCGTTCGCTCGGGACGCAAGTTAGAGAAGATCGCGGCGGAGGAATCGTCGCAGACGAAAGTCATTCCGTTTCAAAACCTTTCCGTGCATCTCGCGCGATCCGTAGATAAACTTCCGCAGGAAGATGGCTGGGCTTACGAGATCAAGTACGACGGCTACCGCATACTGGCGTACGCGGAGGACGGCTCCGTGAAACTGATGACGCGCGGCGGCCACGATTATGCGGCGAAATTCAAAAGCGTTGCGAAGGCGTTGGAAACGTGGAGCAAGGGGCGCTCGATGGTACTCGACGGGGAAATGATCATAGCGGACGAAAACGGAAAGAGCGATTTTCAGGCGCTGCAAAACTATCTGAAAAAGCCGACGGGAAAAGAATTGACGTTCATCGTCTTTGACCTGTTGGCGGCCGACGGCAAAGATCTGCGCGATCTCCCGCTTTCCGAGCGAAAAAGCGCGCTTGAAAAATTGATGAAGGGCGCGCCCGCATCCGTCGTTTACAGCAAACACACGCTCGGCAACGGAGAGGAGATCTTTCAAGCCGCTGCAAAAATCGGTCTGGAAGGCATTGTCGGCAAAAAACTCGATTCGCGGTACAGTGGAACGCGAAACGGCGATTGGATCAAAATGAAATGCTATAACCGTCAGGAATTCGTGATCGGCGGTTATCAGATCTCGGAGAAAAAAGCGGGCGGGATCGGCGCGCTTCTGCTCGGGGTGTACGAAGGCAGAAAATTGATTTTCGCGGGGCGCGCGGGAACGGGGTTCGGGCAACGGGATGCGGAGTCGCTGCTGAAAAAATTCGACAAGTTGCGCACGGAAATATCTCCTTTTAAAACCGCGCCCGAATTTGACGAAACGGAAACGGTTTTTCTGAAACCCCGTCTGGTCGCAGAGGTGCAGTTTGCCGAATGGACGGACGAAAACGTGTTGCGGCAGGCGAGTTTCAAGGGGCTGCGCACGGACAAAAAACCGACGGAAGTCGTGCGGGAAACGCCGCTTTCCGAGAAGGACGTAAAATCGGAACCAAAGAGGGAAACGAAAAAAGAGGCGACCGTGCTTGGCATTCCCGTCAGCAGTCCCGATAAGATCGTTTTTAAAGATCCCGAAGTGAAAAAACTCGAAATCGCGCAGTATTACGCCGCCGTCGCCAAGCGGATGATGCCTTACGCGGGCGGGCGTGTGCTCAGCGTCGTGCGGTGTCATAAGGGCGTATCCGCCGCGTGCTTTTTTAAAAAACACCCCGTGTCGGAGGGCGAGGGGACGGCAATTTTAGAGATCGAAAACAGCGAAGGCGAAAAGAGCGATTATTTTTATCTGAAAGACGAAAGGGGTCTGATCTCGGAAGCGCAACTCGGCACGCTGGAATTTCACGTCTGGGGCAGCCGTGCGGACGATCTGGAAAGGCCCGACATGATGATCTTCGATCTGGACCCCGACGAGGGCATGGGGCTTGGTCAGATCCGACAGGGAGTCAAAGATCTGAAAAAAGTGCTCGACTCGCTGTCCCTGCAAAGTTTTTTAAAGACGAGCGGCGGAAAGGGATATCACGTCGTCGTGCCGTTTCGTCCGACGGCGGAGTGGGACGCGTTCCGCGATTTTTCTCGGCAGGTGGCGCAGTTGATGGAGAAAAAATGGCCCGAAAGGTATACGAGCAACGTGCGCAAGATCAAAAGAAAGGGTAAGATCTACATCGACTGGGTGCGCAACGGGCGGGGGGCTACGAGCGTCGCGCCTTATTCGCTCCGCGCGCGGCCCGGCGCGCACGTTTCCATGCCCATTGCCTGGCGGGAACTCTCTACGGTGGCGCCCGACGGCGTCGATATGTTCGACGCGCTCAAACGACTGAAAA
Encoded proteins:
- a CDS encoding DUF6062 family protein; the protein is MNYHIGNMLIYQEFNGKNQCPLCAIRNILERRLTEQYLNESVMEDFQRRMVNEKGFCLHHTEMMLARQNKLSLTLQHITRLTALKGRLEITAEPKIAKEMADFFIDSDSRCVICDGVEVNMIRYYKTVAEMFFAEKKFKEILQNTKGFCLEHFGQLLRYASFARTRKKDYIYTLTKLEQASVQSLLEDLNWFAAKHDYRNADKPWNGAEDSLLRSVVKMHGDRAK
- the ligD gene encoding DNA ligase D, giving the protein MSEKLKKYQEKRDFVKTSEPKGKPANGKQRKKKGLKFVVQYHAARTTHFDFRLEWQGVLLSWAVPKGPSYNPKDKRLAVHVEDHPVEYADFEGAIPKGEYGGGTVMLWDEGAWEPQEDFEEGLKKGSLKFKLSGERLHGKWALVRMAPRENESAENWLLIKEKDEFAAPGTGISDYDTSVRSGRKLEKIAAEESSQTKVIPFQNLSVHLARSVDKLPQEDGWAYEIKYDGYRILAYAEDGSVKLMTRGGHDYAAKFKSVAKALETWSKGRSMVLDGEMIIADENGKSDFQALQNYLKKPTGKELTFIVFDLLAADGKDLRDLPLSERKSALEKLMKGAPASVVYSKHTLGNGEEIFQAAAKIGLEGIVGKKLDSRYSGTRNGDWIKMKCYNRQEFVIGGYQISEKKAGGIGALLLGVYEGRKLIFAGRAGTGFGQRDAESLLKKFDKLRTEISPFKTAPEFDETETVFLKPRLVAEVQFAEWTDENVLRQASFKGLRTDKKPTEVVRETPLSEKDVKSEPKRETKKEATVLGIPVSSPDKIVFKDPEVKKLEIAQYYAAVAKRMMPYAGGRVLSVVRCHKGVSAACFFKKHPVSEGEGTAILEIENSEGEKSDYFYLKDERGLISEAQLGTLEFHVWGSRADDLERPDMMIFDLDPDEGMGLGQIRQGVKDLKKVLDSLSLQSFLKTSGGKGYHVVVPFRPTAEWDAFRDFSRQVAQLMEKKWPERYTSNVRKIKRKGKIYIDWVRNGRGATSVAPYSLRARPGAHVSMPIAWRELSTVAPDGVDMFDALKRLKKADPWKGFFQIGQQLQI
- a CDS encoding diacylglycerol/lipid kinase family protein, with protein sequence MNCIFIYNPVSGKGRIRKKIKYVVDKLREKYEIVDVYETRACGDMTAAAREAAKKYDAIVFSGGDGSFNEVLQGVASAEIMPELGYIPSGTVNDIAHSLHIPKNIRRALKVILGGENVMLDCVKVNERYAMYVVAAGAFTSATYTTPQSQKKLIGRMAYGLEGIKKNMRFDVFPVEVRNGNETVNTQSVFVLLMNGRYVAGMHINKKGSFADGKLEIALVKQTKNPTFLKRIRAYIALARLFLFGYKFKEKQIVRFEGSEFEIFVPENVIWNFDGEKGISGNVKIQVLPKKINMIVPKGLKNI